One window of the Mycobacterium sp. JS623 genome contains the following:
- a CDS encoding DUF6185 family protein, protein MATVEKPPRTSRQTPHSRLAFLKSWPFWIALVSFPIAIWAGWVHQPPHGEVLLEPKGDNCPDYSTLTSTSTTTVGAPSTTLEISTELHLTLTGVTPASPPVDENLGELDSPNNFTGCFLATDARIKSIVWADGRVDAVFELADSDPTVSRKLGRDHSSLTVDPCNPTLFETDWIPAVCEAKADNTVLVRTTRPIGTVLTAPFPTQTKTDGDTVETTWHFMGSTPPLTIDIDVPFTVMATSWLYGSEGSYYTLQSAHSKLGIDLQYLTDVSAFWMAVLATTWILRRRNPELRWWQRFNYRILLVFVAGALLAVWVPKVGHLGSDMTAGFVTVAVWGVLSAALAPRKWLSAIGTLVAALVAILGILAVTLPPHPVQDVLLNLYLALLLILVGTGAWTLWQQMTTIFTLTQVDERPTQWQVLYGKVLSCVVIGAFVIAVGFPIGTVLNRGGYTYDQSEYLAANLTMSTGILFREALAWMSILLLVSFLTAYCVGNGTAAAIPIAAVLALMLSLSAPWTDRMSIVVVTAIPVWLLQFGVLWVAFRRLTMRGDDRYLAHAAEDVEDTELLRVAIGKALIPAGASGTDDQGQASADDALTKRTRAARQRLLALGPRKNRLDNAKVSAQISGVVAIVPVAYMIWTTLSSLGDRFSTNTGLLIVVVFALLELVRWVVSGFVFGYLYADLPGRIGPVKALSFSAIYIISCAAPLMVAQGFGRDLLHEAIYRSSQFALFTIVLAVLYDLWTVRSRDGDWQELQAIYDLQEDYGRIAATVAPAAILLLTVGHQIVAGSGFDVANSLLSGITSVLK, encoded by the coding sequence ATGGCTACCGTAGAAAAACCCCCACGAACATCACGCCAGACTCCGCATTCGCGTCTCGCGTTCCTGAAGAGCTGGCCCTTCTGGATCGCATTAGTCAGTTTTCCTATTGCGATATGGGCCGGTTGGGTCCATCAGCCGCCGCACGGCGAAGTGCTGCTCGAGCCCAAGGGCGACAACTGCCCCGACTACTCAACCCTCACTTCGACATCGACAACCACCGTGGGCGCACCATCGACCACGCTCGAGATCTCTACCGAACTGCATTTGACGCTGACGGGCGTGACTCCGGCCAGTCCACCCGTTGACGAGAACCTCGGTGAGCTCGATTCCCCGAACAACTTCACCGGCTGTTTCCTGGCGACCGACGCCCGGATCAAGTCGATTGTCTGGGCGGACGGTCGCGTCGACGCGGTGTTCGAGTTGGCCGACAGCGACCCGACCGTCTCCAGGAAGCTCGGCCGTGATCACTCGTCGCTGACCGTGGATCCCTGTAACCCCACCCTCTTCGAGACCGATTGGATCCCAGCGGTGTGTGAGGCCAAGGCCGACAACACCGTTCTGGTTCGCACGACACGGCCCATCGGCACAGTGCTCACGGCGCCGTTTCCCACTCAGACGAAGACTGATGGCGACACCGTGGAGACCACCTGGCACTTCATGGGCTCGACACCACCGCTGACAATTGACATCGATGTGCCGTTCACGGTGATGGCGACCTCGTGGCTCTATGGCAGCGAGGGAAGCTATTACACACTTCAATCCGCTCATTCGAAGCTCGGCATCGATTTGCAATACCTGACCGACGTGAGCGCGTTTTGGATGGCGGTGCTGGCGACGACGTGGATTCTGCGACGCCGCAACCCGGAACTGCGGTGGTGGCAGAGGTTCAACTATCGCATCCTGCTCGTGTTCGTCGCGGGTGCCTTGCTGGCGGTCTGGGTGCCGAAGGTCGGGCACTTGGGCTCCGACATGACGGCAGGTTTCGTTACCGTCGCCGTCTGGGGAGTGCTGTCAGCGGCTCTGGCTCCCAGGAAATGGCTCTCGGCGATCGGCACCCTGGTCGCGGCGCTGGTTGCGATACTGGGAATCCTGGCGGTTACCCTACCGCCACATCCGGTCCAAGACGTTCTGCTGAACCTCTACTTGGCGTTGTTGCTGATCCTCGTCGGTACCGGCGCATGGACGCTGTGGCAGCAGATGACAACCATCTTCACACTCACCCAGGTGGACGAACGGCCCACCCAGTGGCAAGTCCTCTACGGAAAGGTGCTGTCCTGCGTGGTGATTGGCGCATTCGTCATCGCGGTGGGATTCCCGATCGGAACGGTGCTGAACCGGGGCGGGTACACCTATGACCAGTCCGAGTACCTTGCTGCGAACCTGACGATGTCCACTGGCATCTTGTTCCGGGAGGCGCTCGCCTGGATGTCGATCCTTCTGCTGGTCTCGTTCCTCACGGCCTACTGCGTCGGCAATGGCACCGCAGCCGCAATCCCAATCGCCGCTGTCCTGGCGCTCATGCTCAGTTTGAGCGCCCCATGGACCGACCGGATGTCGATCGTCGTCGTCACCGCAATACCCGTGTGGCTCTTGCAGTTCGGGGTCCTGTGGGTGGCCTTCAGGCGGTTGACGATGCGCGGCGATGACCGCTACCTCGCGCACGCGGCCGAGGATGTCGAGGACACAGAACTGTTGCGGGTCGCCATCGGAAAGGCGCTGATACCCGCAGGCGCGAGCGGCACTGATGACCAGGGCCAAGCATCGGCTGACGACGCCCTGACGAAACGCACCAGGGCGGCACGTCAGCGGCTGTTGGCGCTGGGGCCGCGCAAGAACCGACTGGACAACGCCAAGGTGTCCGCTCAGATCTCCGGTGTGGTGGCGATTGTCCCTGTCGCCTACATGATCTGGACGACCCTGTCATCGCTGGGCGACCGATTCAGCACCAACACCGGCCTGCTGATCGTGGTCGTGTTCGCCTTGCTCGAGCTCGTCCGCTGGGTGGTCAGTGGCTTTGTCTTCGGCTACCTGTACGCCGATCTGCCGGGGCGCATCGGTCCGGTAAAGGCCCTGAGCTTCTCGGCGATTTACATAATCAGCTGTGCGGCGCCATTGATGGTCGCTCAGGGCTTCGGCCGTGATCTGCTGCACGAGGCCATCTACCGCAGTTCGCAGTTTGCCTTGTTCACGATCGTGCTCGCCGTCCTCTACGACTTGTGGACAGTCCGTTCCCGAGACGGAGACTGGCAGGAGTTGCAGGCGATCTATGACCTGCAGGAGGACTACGGCCGCATAGCCGCCACCGTCGCGCCCGCCGCAATCCTCCTTCTCACCGTCGGACATCAGATCGTCGCCGGATCCGGCTTCGACGTCGCCAATTCACTGTTGAGCGGAATCACCAGCGTTCTGAAGTAG
- a CDS encoding nuclear transport factor 2 family protein yields the protein MSPEEIIRAELSAWDRLDADGIVSHFAEDAVWEFPGGLFSGPDEIRKAVKGYLARTERCDLEVVNLAVTDNVVLTERVDHLLFDGKVIDACVMGAFEVKGEKITAWRDYFDTSAYQAQSN from the coding sequence GTGAGCCCCGAGGAGATTATCCGCGCGGAGTTGAGCGCATGGGATCGTCTCGATGCTGACGGGATTGTGAGCCACTTCGCCGAAGACGCCGTCTGGGAGTTCCCTGGCGGGCTGTTCAGCGGGCCCGATGAGATCCGCAAAGCTGTCAAGGGGTACCTGGCGCGCACTGAGCGCTGCGACCTCGAGGTCGTGAATCTTGCGGTTACTGACAACGTCGTCCTGACCGAGCGCGTGGATCACCTACTCTTTGACGGGAAAGTGATCGACGCCTGTGTTATGGGCGCCTTTGAGGTGAAAGGCGAGAAGATCACCGCTTGGCGAGACTACTTCGACACCTCGGCTTATCAAGCGCAATCCAACTGA
- a CDS encoding TIR domain-containing protein → MANVFISYSSADAEWANRIHQWVVTGGHEAFLDHDEKQSGSK, encoded by the coding sequence ATGGCGAACGTCTTCATCAGCTATTCGAGCGCTGACGCTGAGTGGGCTAACCGCATCCATCAGTGGGTGGTCACGGGCGGCCACGAGGCGTTTCTGGATCACGATGAGAAGCAATCGGGCAGCAAGTAA
- a CDS encoding toll/interleukin-1 receptor domain-containing protein — translation MLADSKPARLGGRAEASSFLYDAFISYAHDDQPVARGVQRGLHRVGRRVGALRALRVFRDSTDLTASPDLWGKVVEAMRRSRYLIVVLSPDAADSKWVKREVAHWLLERGPEYMFFVVGSGRVAWDEATKRFDPDHSDAAPAALTESGVLPTEPLYVDVSGDAPWNPDAPLFREKLIDLAAPIHGKPKDELASEDLREQRRSRRLRRAAVAALAVVTVCAVAAAGIAVTQKREADRQRDEAVALALAAAARESAHANPALGVALAAESALATPEPTWQARGALVSARAAMSAAAAQQIGEPLTAHRAIVDSLGFSPDGRVLASASDDGTVREWDPVTRQQVGQPLTGGTGKVYAVAFSPDGHVLASCDDKGNVRLWDSDTRQQLGESLNAHGETVFDVAFSPDGRLLAAADGDGSVRLWDPAAHQPVGEPLTGHSGPVNSVAFSPDGRLLASGSFDGTVRLWDPVTRRPVGPPLTGHVDSVNALAFSPDGRVLASGGVDGSVRLWDSVTHRPVGPPLTDAVGDVSALAFSGDGHLLGSAGANGIQLWDPGTRRPVGEPLAANTNNISALAFSPQGSILASAGMDGTVQLWDTAIRQPTGQLLTHHAESVSSLAFSPDGRLLASGSFDFTVQVSDPAALRPIGEPITIGVPVSAVAFSPNGKLLAIGDMHAGIRLWDLSQHRQDGGPLTGHTDTVQGIAFSPDGHLLATASNDHSVRLWETATRRPVGAPLGHTADVYSVAFSPDGRLLASAGGDGVRLWDTATRQQVGQPLTAQSNTWVHAVAFSPDGRLLASAGTGGVILWDVAARRPATQPLIGHTSWASAVAFSPDGRLLASAGADHVVRLWDVATGRPIGDPLTGHSDAVTAVAFRPDGHLLASGSADYSVRLWQPIWETGTACELAEPYVTKAQVISYMPPGRVPACPYRL, via the coding sequence ATGCTTGCTGACAGCAAGCCGGCCCGACTGGGCGGTCGGGCAGAAGCATCGTCGTTCCTCTACGACGCCTTCATCTCCTACGCCCATGACGATCAGCCCGTCGCCCGCGGGGTACAGCGGGGATTGCATCGGGTAGGGCGACGTGTCGGCGCGCTGCGGGCGCTGCGGGTCTTCCGTGACTCCACCGATTTGACGGCCAGCCCCGATCTATGGGGGAAGGTAGTCGAGGCGATGCGACGGTCGCGGTATCTCATCGTCGTGCTGTCGCCCGATGCAGCCGATTCGAAGTGGGTCAAAAGAGAAGTCGCCCACTGGCTTCTGGAGCGCGGGCCTGAGTACATGTTCTTCGTCGTGGGTTCCGGTCGCGTCGCCTGGGACGAAGCCACGAAACGATTCGATCCCGATCACTCGGATGCGGCCCCGGCGGCCCTCACCGAATCCGGTGTTCTGCCGACAGAACCGCTGTACGTCGATGTCAGCGGCGATGCGCCGTGGAATCCGGATGCACCATTGTTTCGGGAGAAGCTCATTGACTTGGCCGCGCCGATACACGGCAAACCCAAAGACGAACTGGCCAGCGAAGATTTGCGCGAACAGCGCCGTTCCCGTCGTCTGAGGCGAGCGGCCGTCGCGGCACTCGCCGTGGTGACGGTGTGTGCAGTGGCGGCCGCGGGGATTGCCGTGACGCAGAAGCGCGAAGCTGACAGGCAGCGTGACGAAGCGGTGGCACTCGCGTTGGCGGCAGCGGCACGCGAATCCGCTCATGCCAATCCGGCGCTCGGTGTTGCGCTGGCCGCTGAAAGCGCCTTGGCGACGCCGGAACCGACGTGGCAGGCCAGGGGCGCGCTGGTATCTGCTCGCGCGGCCATGAGCGCGGCGGCCGCCCAGCAGATCGGCGAGCCACTGACCGCCCACAGGGCCATCGTCGACTCGTTAGGGTTCAGTCCGGACGGGCGTGTGCTGGCGTCGGCGAGCGACGACGGGACGGTGCGAGAGTGGGACCCGGTGACGCGTCAGCAGGTCGGCCAGCCTCTGACCGGAGGCACCGGCAAGGTCTATGCGGTGGCGTTCAGTCCCGATGGTCACGTGCTGGCCTCGTGCGACGACAAAGGCAATGTACGGCTATGGGATTCGGACACCCGCCAGCAGCTCGGTGAATCGCTCAACGCGCACGGCGAAACCGTCTTCGACGTGGCTTTCAGCCCCGACGGCCGGCTGCTGGCCGCGGCCGATGGCGACGGCAGTGTGCGGCTGTGGGATCCTGCGGCGCATCAACCGGTCGGCGAACCGCTCACCGGCCACAGCGGCCCAGTTAACAGCGTTGCGTTCAGCCCTGACGGGCGCCTGTTGGCCTCGGGTAGCTTTGACGGCACCGTGCGGCTGTGGGATCCAGTGACCCGCCGGCCTGTCGGTCCGCCGTTGACCGGTCACGTCGACAGCGTCAACGCGCTGGCGTTCAGCCCTGATGGCCGCGTGTTGGCCTCCGGTGGCGTGGACGGCAGTGTGCGACTTTGGGATTCAGTGACTCACCGGCCTGTCGGTCCGCCGCTGACCGATGCCGTTGGAGACGTGAGTGCGCTGGCATTCAGCGGTGACGGGCATCTGCTGGGCTCGGCTGGCGCCAACGGCATCCAGCTGTGGGATCCGGGGACACGTCGACCGGTCGGTGAACCGCTGGCCGCCAACACAAACAACATTTCGGCGTTGGCTTTCAGCCCTCAGGGATCGATCCTCGCGTCGGCCGGCATGGATGGCACTGTGCAGCTGTGGGATACGGCGATTCGGCAGCCGACCGGACAACTCCTCACCCACCACGCCGAATCGGTGAGCTCCCTCGCGTTCAGTCCCGACGGCCGCCTGCTCGCCTCGGGCAGCTTCGATTTCACCGTGCAGGTGTCCGATCCCGCGGCGCTACGTCCGATAGGCGAACCGATCACCATCGGGGTGCCGGTCAGTGCAGTGGCGTTCAGCCCCAACGGAAAATTGCTGGCCATAGGTGATATGCACGCCGGAATACGGCTCTGGGACCTGAGTCAACATAGGCAGGATGGGGGCCCTCTCACCGGTCACACGGACACGGTGCAGGGGATTGCCTTCAGCCCCGACGGGCACCTGCTGGCCACGGCCAGCAACGATCACAGCGTGCGGCTGTGGGAGACCGCGACCCGGCGTCCAGTCGGAGCTCCTCTCGGCCACACCGCAGACGTGTATTCGGTGGCGTTCAGTCCCGACGGCCGGCTACTCGCGTCCGCCGGCGGCGACGGCGTGCGGCTGTGGGACACCGCGACTCGTCAACAAGTGGGCCAACCACTGACCGCTCAAAGCAACACGTGGGTGCATGCCGTGGCATTTTCCCCCGACGGACGCCTCCTTGCCTCCGCGGGCACCGGCGGCGTGATCCTCTGGGACGTGGCGGCGCGACGGCCCGCGACCCAACCGCTTATCGGGCACACGAGCTGGGCATCGGCCGTGGCGTTCAGTCCCGATGGCCGACTGCTCGCCTCCGCCGGCGCGGACCACGTCGTACGGCTGTGGGACGTGGCCACGGGACGTCCGATCGGTGACCCGCTCACCGGACACAGCGATGCGGTGACTGCCGTGGCGTTCCGGCCAGACGGCCACCTACTCGCCTCGGGCAGTGCCGATTACAGCGTGCGGCTGTGGCAGCCGATCTGGGAGACGGGGACGGCGTGTGAGCTCGCGGAGCCGTACGTGACCAAAGCCCAAGTGATTTCCTACATGCCGCCAGGTCGCGTTCCGGCGTGTCCCTACCGGCTTTGA
- a CDS encoding caspase family protein — protein MRKALIVGIDYYEDIGPLSGCVHDANAVRSVLARHADGTTNFTTPEVLLAADADSAVTKQQLKESVRELFSDDADIALLYFAGHGYLEDTGGFLCASNCATGDDGLSLDEVMTLANNSPAKNKVIVLDSCHSGIAGNSPVHEKYAEVVEGTTILSASGANQYALEVPEGGAGVFTSLFVHALQGAAANLVGDVTPGSVYAHIDQSLGPWSQRPVFKTNVKRFVSLRRAEPPIRLENLQALTEYFPTPDYQFPLDPAYEPERSPEQAADSSIPPPDAAKTKIFAVLQQQARVNLVRPVDAPHMWHAAWYRKKCELTVLGQHYWNLVQKELL, from the coding sequence ATGCGCAAAGCACTGATCGTCGGCATCGACTACTACGAGGACATCGGGCCGCTGAGTGGGTGCGTTCACGACGCCAACGCGGTGAGGTCTGTGCTGGCCCGCCACGCCGACGGCACCACGAACTTCACCACACCAGAAGTTCTCCTAGCCGCCGATGCCGACTCAGCGGTGACCAAGCAGCAGCTGAAGGAGTCGGTACGGGAATTGTTCAGCGACGACGCGGACATCGCGCTGCTGTACTTCGCCGGGCACGGCTATCTCGAGGACACCGGCGGCTTCCTGTGTGCGAGCAACTGCGCGACCGGCGATGACGGGCTGTCGCTGGACGAGGTGATGACGCTGGCGAACAACTCGCCGGCCAAGAACAAGGTGATTGTCCTCGACAGCTGCCACAGCGGCATCGCCGGCAACAGCCCGGTTCACGAGAAGTACGCCGAAGTCGTCGAGGGAACGACGATTCTGAGCGCCTCGGGAGCCAACCAGTACGCGCTGGAAGTGCCCGAAGGCGGCGCCGGCGTCTTCACCAGCCTCTTCGTCCACGCACTGCAAGGCGCCGCAGCCAATCTCGTCGGCGACGTCACGCCCGGAAGCGTTTACGCGCATATCGACCAGTCCCTCGGGCCCTGGTCCCAACGGCCTGTCTTCAAGACGAACGTCAAACGTTTCGTCTCGCTCCGGCGAGCAGAACCACCGATTCGGCTGGAGAATTTGCAAGCGCTGACCGAGTACTTCCCCACCCCGGACTATCAATTTCCGCTGGATCCCGCGTACGAGCCCGAACGTTCACCTGAGCAGGCGGCCGACAGCTCGATCCCCCCGCCGGACGCGGCCAAGACAAAGATCTTCGCCGTATTGCAGCAGCAGGCCCGCGTGAATCTCGTGCGGCCGGTGGACGCGCCGCACATGTGGCACGCCGCGTGGTACCGGAAGAAATGCGAGTTAACCGTTCTGGGCCAACATTATTGGAACCTTGTTCAGAAGGAACTGCTCTAG
- a CDS encoding ComEC/Rec2 family competence protein, with protein sequence MLTIEMLPAGHGDCLWIEYGDPVRRILIDGGPYYSYKHLRDRVEQLDEGDRHFELLIVTHVDADHIEGVLRLLQEPHLGVSFGDVWFNGTTQINAALDQGDLLDERQGEYLQALLTDSGQRWNDAFDGKVVYVRATGDLPVATLAGGATLTVVSPTAKELRTLAGHWVDIVEKEGFSTGDTATALKKLKGQKRLQPVDTLGDPVPPDVLGEADDPPGSDSSVANGSSIAVIFEHGGHRILLSGDAFPHVLVGALERYPGGTPIDLAVFKLPHHGSIRNMTDEMIEAVNCAAFAISSNGKYFGHPNSRAIDALLNALPAESDPQLWFNYLSEQTKPWCDPARQEAKRYTAMHPPREGDYGITIPCQ encoded by the coding sequence TTGCTGACGATCGAAATGCTGCCGGCCGGTCACGGCGACTGCCTGTGGATCGAGTACGGCGATCCGGTGCGCCGCATCCTGATAGACGGCGGCCCGTACTACAGCTACAAACATCTGCGCGACAGGGTGGAGCAACTCGACGAAGGCGACCGGCACTTCGAACTGCTCATCGTGACCCACGTCGACGCCGACCACATCGAAGGCGTGTTGCGGCTGCTACAGGAGCCACACCTGGGCGTCAGCTTCGGCGACGTCTGGTTCAACGGCACCACGCAGATCAACGCCGCGCTGGACCAGGGTGACCTGCTCGACGAACGCCAGGGCGAATACCTGCAGGCGCTGCTGACCGACTCCGGCCAGCGATGGAACGACGCGTTCGACGGCAAAGTGGTCTACGTTCGGGCCACCGGTGACCTCCCGGTCGCGACCCTCGCCGGCGGTGCCACCCTGACCGTGGTGTCGCCGACCGCCAAAGAGCTGCGCACACTGGCGGGGCACTGGGTCGACATCGTCGAAAAGGAGGGCTTCAGCACCGGTGACACCGCGACCGCTCTGAAAAAGCTGAAGGGGCAGAAGCGATTACAGCCGGTCGACACCCTCGGCGACCCGGTGCCTCCGGACGTCCTCGGCGAGGCCGACGACCCGCCGGGCAGCGACTCATCGGTGGCCAACGGCAGCAGTATCGCCGTGATCTTCGAACACGGCGGTCACCGGATCCTGCTCTCCGGCGATGCCTTTCCCCACGTGCTGGTCGGCGCGCTCGAACGGTATCCCGGCGGCACACCGATCGACCTGGCGGTGTTCAAGCTGCCCCACCACGGCAGCATCCGCAACATGACCGACGAGATGATCGAGGCGGTCAATTGCGCGGCATTCGCGATTTCCAGCAACGGCAAGTACTTCGGGCACCCCAACAGCCGCGCCATCGACGCCCTGCTCAACGCACTGCCCGCCGAGAGCGACCCGCAGCTGTGGTTCAACTACCTCTCCGAGCAGACCAAGCCGTGGTGTGACCCGGCGCGTCAAGAAGCCAAGAGATACACCGCCATGCACCCACCGCGAGAGGGTGACTACGGCATCACGATCCCGTGCCAGTAG
- a CDS encoding DUF5995 family protein — MNPDAVAEVISRLRAIDTEHQPSDGARVFNSVYLKVTEMMLDRLTTGGVFHDASFVIDLDVRFAGYWFDAYDAPGDKPRAWAPLFDARARTDLAPIQFALAGINAHIEHDLPLAVVDTCAARGCTPTTQGVQQDYDKINELLASIEAGIRRSFLTRVEQCVDDHLESVAHLISSWDIAKARDFAWINVATLWELRRMTPIFDSYAETLARTVGMGSRLLLTPLL, encoded by the coding sequence ATGAACCCCGACGCCGTGGCCGAGGTGATCTCCCGTTTGCGCGCCATCGACACGGAGCATCAGCCCAGTGACGGTGCCCGCGTGTTCAATTCCGTCTACCTCAAAGTGACCGAGATGATGCTCGATCGGCTCACCACAGGCGGTGTATTTCACGACGCCTCGTTCGTCATCGACCTCGACGTGCGCTTCGCCGGCTACTGGTTCGACGCCTACGATGCTCCTGGCGACAAGCCGCGCGCCTGGGCGCCGCTGTTCGACGCTCGCGCCCGCACGGACCTGGCGCCGATCCAGTTCGCCCTCGCCGGCATCAACGCCCATATCGAACACGATCTGCCGCTGGCCGTGGTCGATACCTGCGCCGCACGCGGATGTACACCGACAACCCAAGGCGTGCAGCAGGATTACGACAAGATCAACGAGCTGCTGGCCTCCATCGAGGCCGGCATCCGGCGCTCCTTTCTGACCCGGGTCGAACAATGCGTCGACGATCATCTGGAGTCAGTTGCACACCTGATCAGCTCCTGGGACATCGCGAAGGCCCGCGACTTCGCGTGGATCAACGTGGCCACGCTGTGGGAGTTGCGGCGCATGACGCCGATCTTCGACTCCTATGCCGAGACATTGGCCCGCACAGTGGGAATGGGTTCTCGACTGCTGCTGACACCGCTTCTCTGA
- a CDS encoding WD40 repeat domain-containing protein, translating to MEIESRETETRAVEADPPAARVGLTRARVLRIAMVLVVVGAVAAAVGFGWAYETERAHATADVRDAAAAKLYARSQLQLSGLSPGGGDDVAAMQMLLAARAIRSSVPGDDYLLAALNQERELTKVIDTQAQVMSVAFSPDGTRIAAAGSDAAVRLFDAPSGQPTGAPLRGHEGVVTAVAFSPDGTRIATCGADSTIRLWSVGTGQPIGQPLRGPDKGLLSVAFSPDGSRIASASGDGTIQLWDTATAQPVGQPLLGHDGGVTRVVFSPDGHRIASGGTDKTVRLWDTATGQPVGQPLLGHDGWIMSVAFSPDGTRIATGSFDKTVRLWDPTTGQPIGQPLHHNSAVAAVAFSPDGTRIATGGADNAIHLWDSATGSALGALSGHHSAIESVAFSPDGRRIVSGSDDQTVRVWDASSGQPLLGHTDMVISAEFSDDGQRIRSGSQDGTARYWDATTGHPIGQPLRVTGPVKWLIPFGDDRLLSRDDSAVRLWDARTAKPIGDPMHVLNDPMLPSAAWYEKTGRIVVQAEPGAIEVRDANTMATVGMPIWPRKPVMGFDLSPDGHILATSSTDSAIQLWVVQTGKELREPLKGNGMIIQVSFSPDGHLLVAGSQGAVDNTPNTVRLWETLNFKPVGDPIRFDYAVLATAFSRDGKLMATGSGDGTIRLWDVGRHTLIGAPLAGHTEPVTALDFSPDGTKLVSASVDHSLRIWPVPTGSPETLCAKLTQNMSREQWKRWVSPQIDYVAACPGLPIAGDGTH from the coding sequence ATGGAGATCGAAAGCCGTGAAACCGAAACCCGGGCAGTCGAGGCCGACCCTCCGGCGGCGCGGGTAGGGCTCACTCGGGCGCGGGTGTTGCGCATCGCAATGGTCCTCGTGGTGGTCGGCGCCGTCGCGGCGGCGGTAGGTTTCGGGTGGGCATACGAAACCGAGCGTGCCCACGCCACAGCCGATGTGCGGGACGCAGCTGCCGCGAAGCTGTATGCCCGTTCGCAGCTGCAGTTGTCCGGGCTCTCACCGGGCGGCGGCGACGATGTGGCCGCCATGCAGATGCTGCTGGCCGCGCGCGCCATCCGATCGTCGGTGCCCGGCGACGACTACCTGCTTGCCGCACTCAACCAAGAGCGCGAGCTGACCAAGGTCATCGACACGCAGGCCCAAGTGATGAGTGTGGCGTTCAGCCCCGATGGCACGCGGATCGCAGCCGCCGGCTCCGATGCGGCAGTCCGGCTATTCGACGCCCCCTCCGGCCAGCCGACCGGTGCGCCCTTGCGCGGCCACGAAGGCGTGGTCACTGCGGTGGCGTTCAGCCCCGACGGCACCCGCATCGCCACCTGCGGCGCCGACTCCACCATCCGGCTATGGAGTGTCGGCACAGGACAACCCATTGGGCAGCCGCTGCGCGGCCCAGACAAGGGCCTGTTGAGCGTGGCATTCAGCCCCGACGGCAGCCGCATCGCCTCAGCCAGCGGGGATGGGACGATCCAGTTGTGGGACACCGCGACCGCACAGCCGGTCGGCCAGCCGCTACTCGGCCACGATGGCGGTGTGACGCGGGTGGTGTTCAGCCCCGACGGGCACCGCATCGCCTCGGGCGGCACGGACAAGACGGTCCGACTCTGGGACACCGCCACCGGCCAGCCCGTCGGGCAGCCGCTACTCGGCCACGATGGCTGGATCATGAGTGTGGCGTTCAGCCCCGACGGCACCCGTATCGCTACGGGCAGCTTCGATAAGACAGTCCGACTTTGGGACCCCACCACCGGCCAGCCGATCGGCCAGCCGCTGCACCACAACAGCGCTGTGGCGGCAGTTGCCTTCAGCCCCGACGGCACCCGCATCGCCACCGGCGGTGCCGACAACGCTATCCACCTGTGGGACAGCGCTACCGGCAGCGCACTTGGTGCCCTCTCCGGTCACCACTCCGCTATCGAGAGTGTGGCCTTCAGCCCAGATGGTCGGCGGATCGTCTCCGGAAGCGACGACCAGACAGTGCGAGTCTGGGACGCCAGCAGCGGGCAGCCCCTGCTCGGGCACACCGACATGGTGATCAGTGCCGAATTCTCCGATGATGGCCAGCGCATCCGCTCAGGCAGCCAAGACGGGACCGCCCGGTATTGGGACGCGACGACCGGGCACCCGATCGGTCAGCCGCTACGTGTCACCGGTCCGGTGAAGTGGCTGATCCCATTCGGCGACGATCGGTTGCTCTCCCGTGATGACTCGGCCGTGCGGTTGTGGGACGCCCGCACCGCCAAACCCATCGGAGACCCAATGCACGTGCTGAATGACCCTATGCTGCCTTCGGCCGCGTGGTACGAGAAGACCGGCCGTATCGTCGTTCAAGCCGAGCCCGGCGCCATCGAGGTGCGCGATGCGAACACCATGGCCACGGTCGGAATGCCGATATGGCCGCGTAAGCCCGTCATGGGGTTCGATCTGAGTCCCGATGGCCACATCCTCGCTACCAGCAGTACCGATTCGGCGATTCAGCTATGGGTTGTGCAGACAGGCAAGGAATTGCGTGAACCGTTGAAGGGCAACGGCATGATCATTCAGGTCTCCTTTAGCCCCGACGGGCACCTGCTCGTCGCCGGATCTCAGGGAGCGGTGGACAACACTCCGAACACCGTCCGGCTCTGGGAGACTCTGAACTTCAAACCGGTCGGCGACCCGATCCGGTTTGATTACGCCGTACTGGCCACCGCGTTCAGCCGCGACGGGAAACTCATGGCTACCGGGAGCGGCGACGGCACCATCCGGTTGTGGGATGTCGGACGCCATACCCTTATCGGCGCACCGCTCGCGGGTCACACGGAGCCGGTAACCGCCTTGGACTTCAGTCCTGACGGCACGAAGTTGGTGTCAGCGAGCGTCGACCATAGTCTGCGGATTTGGCCGGTGCCAACGGGTTCGCCGGAGACGCTATGTGCAAAGTTGACGCAAAATATGAGCCGCGAGCAGTGGAAGCGATGGGTCTCACCCCAGATCGACTACGTCGCCGCATGTCCCGGCCTGCCAATCGCCGGCGACGGGACGCACTGA